Proteins encoded in a region of the Phaenicophaeus curvirostris isolate KB17595 chromosome 1, BPBGC_Pcur_1.0, whole genome shotgun sequence genome:
- the CHAMP1 gene encoding chromosome alignment-maintaining phosphoprotein 1 yields MDMMQILRKTTERLECDHCNFRGTDYENIQIHMGTIHPEYCDEMDAAGLGKLIFYQKSAKLFHCHKCFFTSKMYCNVYYHITAQHAAPEKWNEERKEQVEGDSDSSKKGITSEAQKPMLSPELSKSEPVASPKLQKSSASPEPQKSAQATSSESEKSLQATSPDPEKSAQAASPDPEKLASAVSPDSKKTSPAVSPDPQKPSPAVSPDPQKPSPAVSPDPQKPAPAVSPEPRRHSPAISPEPRRHSPAVSPEPRRHSPAVSPEPRRYSPAVSPEPKKPTPAVSPEPRRYGPAGSPEPRRHPSQMRRPASASSPENQRPAPAVSPESWRPGPTVSPEPWRSTPHEVQKSSTVSPWAPKPAMSVSVESRRSAPEPRRPGPVVSPEPRRFVSDSWKSTSFSESQKSTLVSSEPWKPISSVYPEGWKPVLSPDTWKHSPPVSPELRKSSHTVSSDSWKPSFFPEVRKPGASVSPESWKLSESRKSMYYSETQKSTSAASSEVQKRAHFPEPRKRALFPESRKSNPTVSTDVQKRAVFSEPQNQIPASALSTEGQKHTLCSEAQKSALISSEVQKHGLFSEAQKLAPISSKVQEPSSFLESQKSASSEIQKHGVFTESQKPIPSVSPETPKQAVFTDSQKSAVSPDIQKHALFSEMQKSTAALSSDVQRHAETTVPSEIQKNILFSEPHKSLPGFSSEPQTPSESGESDFLSHSLDDQKPLDDLFSQDEQSILAKESPEDILYSCPKKKPKKENQENSDSELNSTECGKPEMDSMEIKEQESNSDQEQYDMESSDYGKESKIDATTPMQPQCVLQFTEEKEAFISEEEIAKYMKRGKGKYYCKICCCRAMKKGAVLHHLVNKHNVQSPYKCKICGKAFLLESLLKNHVAAHGQSLLKCPRCNFESNFPRGFKKHLTHCQNRHSDDTPKKHFDSLEPLEEQI; encoded by the coding sequence ATGGACATGATGCAGATACTACGTAAAACTACAGAGCGCTTAGAGTGCGATCACTGCAACTTCAGAGGAACAGACTATGAAAACATACAAATTCATATGGGTACCATACACCCAGAGTATTGTGATGAGATGGATGCTGCTGGTTTGGGTAAACTTATATTTTATCAAAAAAGTGCAAAACTGTTTCACTGCCACAAGTGTTTCTTTACCAGCAAGATGTACTGCAATGTATATTATCACATCACAGCACAACACGCAGCACCTGAGAAGTGGAATGAGGAGCGGAAAGAACAGGTAGAAGGAGATTCAGATTCCTCCAAAAAAGGCATCACATCGGAGGCACAGAAACCTATGCTTTCTCCTGAACTCTCCAAATCTGAACCTGTTGCTTCCCCCAAGCTTCAGAAATCATCAGCATCACCAGAGCCCCAGAAGTCTGCTCAGGCGACTTCCTCAGAGTCAGAGAAGTCACTCCAGGCCACGTCCCCAGATCCAGAAAAGTCAGCCCAGGCTGCTTCTCCAGATCCAGAGAAGTTAGCCTCAGCAGTATCCCCAGACTCAAAAAAGACATCCCCTGCTGTGTCCCCAGACCCACAGAAGCCATCCCCTGCTGTGTCCCCAGACCCACAGAAGCCATCTCCTGCTGTGTCCCCTGACCCACAGAAGCCAGCCCCGGCTGTGTCTCCAGAGCCCCGTCGGCATTCCCCAGCAATATCTCCAGAACCCCGTCGGCATTCCCCTGCTGTATCCCCAGAGCCCCGTCGCCATTCTCCTGCTGTGTCTCCAGAGCCCCGCAGATACTCCCCAGCTGTGTCACCGGAGCCAAAGAAACCTACTCCAGCAGTATCCCCTGAACCACGAAGGTATGGCCCAGCTGGGTCTCCTGAGCCCCGGAGGCATCCTTCTCAAATGCGTCGgcctgcttctgcttcttctcctGAAAACCAGAGGCCTGCTCCAGCAGTTTCACCAGAGTCGTGGAGACCTGGTCCGACGGTTTCCCCTGAGCCCTGGAGATCAACACCTCACGAAGTGCAGAAGTCTTCCACAGTTTCTCCCTGGGCTCCAAAGCCTGCCATGTCCGTGTCTGTAGAATCTCGGAGATCTGCCCCTGAACCCCGAAGGCCTGGCCCCGTTGTGTCGCCAGAACCTAGGCGATTTGTTTCTGACTCATGGAAATCTACGTCCTTTTCTGAATCCCAGAAGTCTACTCTTGTTTCTTCTGAGCCATGGAAACCCATCTCATCTGTTTACCCTGAAGGCTGGAAACCTGTTCTGTCCCCTGACACGTGGAAGCATTCTCCCCCTGTTTCTCCCGAGCTTCGAAAATCTAGTCACACTGTTTCCTCTGACTCTTGGAAgccctctttctttcctgagGTCCGTAAGCCTGGTGCTTCGGTATCTCCCGAATCTTGGAAACTCTCTGAGTCCCGGAAATCTATGTATTATTCTGAAACTCAGAAATCCACCTCTGCTGCTTCATCTGAGGTTCAGAAACGGGCTCATTTCCCTGAACCTCGGAAAAGAGCTCTGTTCCCAGAGTCTCGTAAATCTAATCCTACTGTTTCTACTGATGTCCAGAAACGTGCTGTCTTTTCTGAGCCCCAGAATCAGATACCTGCTTCTGCTCTTTCTACTGAAGGCCAAAAACATACCCTGTGTTCTGAAGCCCAGAAATCGGCtcttatttcttctgaagtGCAGAAGCATGGACTATTTTCTGAAGCCCAGAAACTTGCTCCCATTTCCTCTAAAGTTCAGGAgccttcttcctttctggagTCTCAGAAGTCTGCTtcttctgaaattcagaaacatGGCGTTTTTACTGAGTCCCAGAAACCTATTCCTTCTGTGTCTCCCGAGACCCCCAAACAAGCTGTTTTTACTGACTCCCAGAAATCTGCTGTTTCCCCTGACATTCAAAAGcatgctttattttctgagatGCAGAAGTCCACTGCTGCTTTATCCTCTGATGTCCAGAGACATGCCGAAACTACTGTACCTTCTGAAATCCAGAAGAACATCCTGTTTTCCGAGCCTCACAAATCTCTTCCAGGTTTTTCCTCTGAGCCGCAGACACCTAGTGAGTCTGGTGAGAGTGACTTTCTTTCTCACAGTTTAGATGATCAGAAACCACTGGATGATTTATTCTCACAGGATGAACAATCAATATTAGCCAAAGAATCACCAGAAGACATATTATATTCATGCCCAAAAAAGAAGCCCaagaaggaaaaccaggagAACTCGGATTCTGAACTAAATAGCACTGAGTGTGGAAAACCGGAGATGGACTCGATGGAGATAAAGGAGCAAGAGTCTAATAGTGACCAAGAGCAGTATGATATGGAATCAtctgattatggcaaagagagcaaAATAGATGCAACTACTCCCATGCAGCCGCAGTGTGTGCTGCAGTTTACTGAAGAGAAAGAGGCTTTCATCTCTGAGGAAGAAATAGCAAAATACATGAAGCGTGGCAAGGGAAAGTATTATTGTAAAATTTGTTGCTGTCGTGCAATGAAAAAAGGTGCTGTCTTGCACCATTTAGTTAACAAGCATAATGTTCAAAGCCCGTACAAGTGTAAAATATGTggcaaagcatttcttttggAGTCTCTTCTTAAAAACCACGTTGCTGCTCATGGTCAAAGTTTGTTGAAATGTCCACGTTGTAATTTTGAATCAAATTTCCCCCGAGGCTTTAAGAAACATTTAACCCATTGCCAAAACCGTCATAGTGATGATACACctaaaaaacattttgacaGCCTCGAACCACTTGAAGAAcaaatttaa